A window of the Hordeum vulgare subsp. vulgare chromosome 5H, MorexV3_pseudomolecules_assembly, whole genome shotgun sequence genome harbors these coding sequences:
- the LOC123399896 gene encoding transcription factor 25, producing MSGRLVRRVLQEREASPQDTAAEEGLVVVVEEEEDDEEAASPTRVAARNPFDLLDDDDDEPEEEKEDEAHTDQTVSYTEQKQSVKKKPNGAVPETNKKSKKKKKKGKAEPPVSTKSRVEKSLDSILEDLAIEKKPMQKSVHQNDRATGKEIETNETAVGTSSVIAIDPKHLKAENEMRRIFGSKVVDSLENQRNMPGTSRQVRGVRRAALNPRRTLLVSPPGFWPPWDKSMSMNLVETKGSLNYFRYEYDPSVSHVQELFEAAKSANDLNAIAAILAKYPYHPDSLLTFADLFKYSGEHQSSADAVEKCLFALECAWHPLFNPLQGNYQLKYGHDINKPFFTALFSHMKNLDRRGCHRSALEACKFLLSLDSDDPKGALFCIDYFALRSHQHKWLEQFAEEYQCDNSLWLFPSFSFSLAIARFYLERDAASEDVSDHADKSTAIDLMKQALMLHPLVLSKIVDKAPLKDSSWTQILKNVFFGSAKPGSPSLEHVINIYVERHYIMWRFPELQNLLKEAALLVIESLKQDSREAQDWACVRKEAFSSEKNEYSHLLVSDFSDTTPSLPPEELRPFMVGPGMGHDMPPVEQEAGPERFRAPREVAGRNAALVFLESLLPWVDYGDNHHDGNDQDNDD from the exons atgtcgggcaggCTGGTCCGGCGGGTCCTCCAGGAGAGGGAGGCCTCCCCGCAGGACACCGCCGCCGAGGAAGgcctcgtggtggtggtggaggaggaggaagacgacgaggagGCGGCCTCCCCTACCCGCGTCGCCGCCAGGAACCCCTTCGACCtcctcgacgacgacgacgacgagccaGAAGAGGAGAAG GAAGATGAAGCGCATACTGATCAAACTGTGAGTTATACAGAACAAAAACAATCTGTGAAAAAGAAGCCTAACGGTGCTGTTCCTGAAACAAACaagaaatcaaagaagaagaagaaaaagggcaAGGCGGAACCACCAGTCTCGACGAAGTCGAGGGTTGAGAAATCTCTTGACTCAATTCTGGAAGATCTAGCTATTGAAAAGAAGCCCATGCAAAAAAGTGTTCATCAAAATGACAGAGCAACTGGGAAGGAGATTGAGACAAATGAAACAGCTGTCGGGACATCCTCAGTTATTGCAATTGATCCCAAACATCTCAAGGCTGAAAATGAGATGAGGCGCATTTTTGGATCAAAGGTAGTTGATTCACTTGAAAACCAGCGGAATATGCCTGGCACTTCAAGGCAAGTGCGTGGTGTTAGGCGTGCTGCCCTTAATCCTAGAAGAACCCTCCTTGTATCTCCACCTGGCTTCTGGCCACCATGGGATAAGTCAATGTCAATGAATCTTGTTGAGACAAAGGGCAGTTTAAATTACTTCAG GTACGAATATGATCCTTCTGTCAGCCATGTGCAGGAATTGTTTGAAGCTGCCAAATCAGCCAATGACCTCAATGCCATTGCCGCTATATTAGCAAAATACCCCTACCATCCAGACTCGTTATTGACATTTGCTGATCTGTTCAAATATTCTGGAGAACATCAATCATCAGCAGACGCTGTCGAGAAGTGTCTGTTTGCACTGGAGTGTGCTTGGCATCCATTGTTTAATCCACTGCAGGGCAACTACCAGTTGAAATACGGCCATGACATAAATAAGCCATTTTTTACAGCCCTTTTCAGTCACATGAAAAACCTGGATAGGCGTGGTTGTCACCGTTCAGCTTTAGAGGCCTGCAAGTTTCTTTTGTCATTGGATTCTGACGACCCCAAGGGTGCTCTGTTTTGCATTGATTACTTTGCTCTAAGATCGCATCAGCACAAATGGTTAGAGCAGTTTGCTGAAGAGTACCAGTGTGATAACTCCCTTTGGCTGTTCCCTAGTTTCTCCTTTTCTCTAGCCATTGCACGGTTTTATCTTGAACGTGATGCGGCATCTGAGGATGTTTCTGATCATGCTGACAAGTCAACAGCTATTGACCTCATGAAGCAAGCATTGATGCTTCACCCTCTGGTGCTTTCTAAGATTGTTGACAAGGCTCCTTTGAAGGACTCTTCATGGACCCAAATACTCAAGAATGTGTTCTTTGGATCAGCAAAGCCAGGAAGCCCATCACTTGAGCATGTGATTAACATATATGTTGAGCGTCATTATATCATGTGGAGGTTCCCGGAACTTCAGAACTTACTCAAAGAAGCTGCTCTTTTGGTGATTGAATCACTAAAGCAGGATAGCAGAGAAGCCCAGGACTGGGCATGTGTTAGGAAAGAGGCATTCTCTTCAGAAAAGAATGA GTACTCTCATCTGCTTGTTTCAGACTTCTCCGACACAACACCATCGCTCCCTCCAGAAGAACTGCGGCCATTTATGGTTGGTCCAGGAATGGGGCATGATATGCCGCCTGTTGAACAAGAAGCCGGGCCTGAGAGATTCCGTGCTCCCCGTGAAGTTGCTGGGCGCAATGCTGCGTTAGTCTTCCTGGAATCACTGCTCCCATGGGTCGACTATGGGGACAATCACCATGATGGAAACGACCAAGACAACGATGATTGA